A single genomic interval of Megalobrama amblycephala isolate DHTTF-2021 linkage group LG15, ASM1881202v1, whole genome shotgun sequence harbors:
- the LOC125247628 gene encoding ubiquitin-60S ribosomal protein L40-like, whose product MNCKIFVKDERGKILSVDVDSVEELKNMTVKELIRRVRPDDEEHDEWRILYGNQILDHDRTLGDYGVSNGCIIHMTKCLRGGGGPPPDEDKGVPRTESMDKLADMRQEESSGSCCII is encoded by the exons ATGAACtgcaaaatatttgtaaaagacGAAAGAGGAAAAATATTATCAGTAGATGTGGATTCAGTGGAGGAGCTGAAGAACATGACTGTTAAAGAGTTAATAAGAAGAGTCCGTCCTGATGATGAAGAAC ATGACGAGTGGAGAATACTATACGGAAACCAGATACTGGACCATGATCGTACACTCGGCGATTATGGCGTATCCAATGGGTGTATTATACACATGACTAAATGTCTACGTGGAGGAGGAG GTCCACCTCCAGATGAAGATAAAGGAGTTCCCAGGACTGAGTCTATGGATAAACTGGCTGATATGCGGCAGGAGGAATCCAGTGGATCGTGTTGCATTATATAA